One window of Pseudomonas urmiensis genomic DNA carries:
- a CDS encoding YajG family lipoprotein, translated as MLQRLLFGLIAVASLSLVGCAHSPQQLSPQPKLTAQLNPVGRGQPVVVKVVDGRASQSLGTRGGMYPETSTISVNGNDVVPKLQAQAEAAVRLLGFTPTPNASNAPQLTVTLAELKYQSPKDKMYVTEATIGATFRADVSNANRRYSGRYGASLDQRFGMAPNQETNTKLVSDVLSDALTRLFKDPTIGQVLAE; from the coding sequence ATGTTGCAACGTCTGCTGTTCGGTTTGATCGCGGTGGCCAGCCTGAGCCTGGTCGGTTGTGCCCACAGCCCGCAACAACTCAGCCCGCAGCCCAAACTCACGGCCCAGCTCAATCCGGTCGGGCGTGGCCAGCCGGTGGTGGTCAAGGTGGTCGATGGGCGTGCTTCGCAGTCGCTCGGCACCCGCGGTGGCATGTACCCCGAGACCAGCACCATCAGCGTCAACGGCAACGATGTCGTGCCCAAGCTGCAGGCCCAGGCTGAAGCGGCTGTGCGTCTGCTGGGCTTCACCCCGACTCCGAATGCCTCCAATGCGCCGCAGTTGACCGTGACCCTGGCCGAGCTCAAGTACCAGTCGCCCAAGGACAAGATGTACGTGACCGAGGCGACCATCGGCGCCACCTTCCGTGCAGATGTGTCGAACGCCAACCGCCGCTACAGCGGCCGTTACGGCGCCTCCCTGGACCAGCGCTTCGGCATGGCGCCGAACCAGGAAACCAACACCAAGCTGGTCAGCGACGTGCTGAGCGATGCGCTGACGCGTCTGTTCAAGGATCCGACCATTGGTCAGGTACTGGCCGAGTAA
- a CDS encoding M48 family metallopeptidase: protein MRKSFVVSMLSASVLLGGCQAVNTTSGGAVGVERKQYMFSMLSTDEVNQMYAQSYQQTLSEASSKGVLDKSSAEAKRVQAIADRLIAQAPQFRPDAAQWKWEVNVIKSDELNANCGPGGKIIVYTGLIDQLKLTDDEIAAVMGHEIAHALREHGREAMSKAYGVQMARSGAGALLGLGQDSMALADTVVNYAMTLPNSRANENEADLIGLELSARAGYNPNAAITLWNKMSKASEGAPPEFMSTHPASSSRIASLQAAIPKVMPLYQAAKK from the coding sequence ATGCGTAAGTCATTTGTTGTCAGCATGTTGAGTGCCAGTGTCCTGCTCGGCGGCTGCCAGGCGGTGAATACCACCAGTGGTGGCGCCGTAGGCGTGGAGCGCAAGCAGTACATGTTCAGCATGCTCTCGACCGATGAGGTCAACCAGATGTACGCCCAGTCGTACCAGCAGACCCTCAGCGAGGCATCGAGCAAAGGCGTGTTGGACAAAAGCAGCGCCGAAGCCAAACGCGTGCAAGCTATCGCCGATCGGCTGATCGCCCAGGCGCCACAGTTCCGCCCGGATGCGGCGCAGTGGAAATGGGAAGTCAACGTGATCAAGAGCGACGAGCTCAACGCCAACTGCGGGCCTGGTGGCAAGATCATCGTCTACACCGGCCTGATCGATCAGCTCAAATTGACCGATGACGAAATCGCCGCCGTGATGGGCCACGAAATCGCCCACGCCCTGCGTGAGCATGGCCGCGAAGCCATGTCCAAGGCGTATGGCGTACAGATGGCGCGCTCCGGTGCCGGTGCCCTGCTGGGGTTGGGCCAGGACAGCATGGCGCTGGCCGACACCGTGGTGAACTACGCCATGACCTTGCCCAACAGCCGCGCCAATGAGAACGAGGCTGACTTGATTGGTTTGGAGCTGTCGGCGCGTGCCGGCTACAACCCGAACGCTGCGATCACCCTGTGGAACAAGATGAGCAAGGCCTCCGAAGGGGCCCCGCCTGAGTTCATGAGCACTCACCCGGCGTCCAGCAGCCGGATCGCTTCGCTGCAAGCGGCCATCCCCAAGGTGATGCCGTTGTATCAAGCGGCCAAGAAGTAA
- a CDS encoding PA4642 family protein produces the protein MRKDKKQVIGDEISDDYIKSFLQFEPADGVTSPSVHKLVKAYRGLRIDDFERFVGFFVEAGLDLDGKDEHGQTFVEQIADQRNAPEYIEIINNARG, from the coding sequence ATGCGTAAAGACAAGAAGCAGGTGATTGGTGACGAGATCAGCGACGACTACATCAAGTCGTTCCTTCAGTTCGAGCCGGCCGATGGCGTGACCTCGCCGTCTGTGCACAAGCTGGTCAAGGCTTACCGTGGTCTGCGCATTGACGACTTCGAGCGTTTTGTCGGCTTCTTCGTCGAGGCCGGTTTGGACCTGGACGGTAAAGACGAGCATGGCCAGACCTTCGTCGAGCAGATTGCCGATCAGCGCAATGCGCCTGAGTACATCGAGATCATCAACAACGCCCGTGGTTGA
- a CDS encoding putative signal transducing protein: protein MQRIYEPEGLLEAELLLAMLASEGIHGHLVGRDLVGAAGELPMQGLLGLAVHDEQAEYARQLIDAYNAAQPLAGDEPESVPGTLIC from the coding sequence ATGCAACGAATCTATGAGCCCGAAGGCCTGCTGGAGGCCGAATTGCTGCTTGCCATGCTCGCCAGTGAGGGCATCCATGGGCACCTGGTCGGGCGCGACCTGGTCGGCGCCGCAGGCGAGCTGCCGATGCAAGGGCTGCTTGGGCTGGCAGTGCACGATGAACAGGCCGAGTACGCACGCCAGCTGATCGATGCGTACAATGCTGCCCAGCCACTTGCTGGCGACGAGCCGGAAAGTGTTCCCGGAACCCTGATTTGCTAG
- the hemH gene encoding ferrochelatase: MTDHALLLVNLGSPASTSVADVRRYLNQFLMDPYVIDLPWPVRRLLVSLILVKRPEQSAHAYASIWWDEGSPLVVLTRRLQAAMVDHWPHGPVEMAMRYGQPALPDVLARLAAQGVRKVTLAPLYPQFADSTVTTVVEQAKQTIAERQLPLEMRVLQPFYDQPSYIDALVASAKPHLEQPYDHLLLSFHGLPERHLKKLDPTGRHDFQAADCCKDASAEMRAVCYRGQCLATAKAFAQKMGIADGKWSVSFQSRLGRAKWIEPYTETRLDELAKAGVKKLLVMCPAFVADCIETLEEIGDRGREQFIEAGGEELVLVPCLNDHPEWVKVLAGMCEKA, encoded by the coding sequence ATGACCGATCACGCTCTGCTGCTGGTCAACCTGGGTTCGCCGGCTTCAACCTCGGTGGCCGACGTGCGCCGCTACCTCAATCAGTTCCTGATGGACCCCTATGTGATTGACCTGCCGTGGCCAGTGCGGCGCTTGCTGGTCTCGCTGATCCTGGTCAAGCGCCCGGAACAGTCGGCCCATGCCTACGCCTCGATCTGGTGGGATGAGGGTTCTCCGCTGGTGGTGCTGACCCGCCGCCTGCAAGCGGCGATGGTCGACCATTGGCCGCATGGTCCGGTGGAAATGGCCATGCGCTATGGCCAGCCGGCACTGCCCGATGTGCTCGCTCGATTGGCCGCGCAAGGCGTGCGCAAGGTGACCTTGGCGCCCCTGTATCCACAGTTCGCCGACAGCACGGTGACCACGGTTGTCGAACAGGCCAAGCAGACCATTGCCGAGCGCCAGTTGCCGCTTGAAATGCGCGTGCTGCAGCCATTCTATGACCAGCCAAGCTACATCGATGCCTTGGTCGCCAGTGCCAAACCGCACCTTGAGCAGCCCTACGATCACCTGCTGCTGAGCTTCCACGGCTTGCCCGAGCGCCACCTGAAGAAGCTTGACCCAACCGGCAGGCATGATTTCCAGGCGGCTGATTGCTGCAAGGATGCCAGCGCCGAGATGCGCGCCGTGTGTTACCGCGGCCAGTGCCTGGCGACGGCCAAGGCTTTTGCGCAAAAGATGGGCATTGCCGATGGCAAGTGGTCGGTGTCGTTCCAGTCACGGTTGGGCCGAGCCAAGTGGATCGAGCCGTATACCGAGACGCGCCTGGATGAATTGGCCAAGGCGGGCGTGAAGAAGCTGCTGGTGATGTGCCCGGCGTTTGTCGCGGACTGCATCGAGACGCTGGAGGAGATCGGTGATCGCGGGCGTGAGCAGTTTATTGAGGCAGGTGGCGAGGAGTTGGTCCTGGTGCCTTGCCTGAATGATCACCCGGAGTGGGTGAAGGTGTTGGCGGGGATGTGCGAAAAGGCCTGA
- the upp gene encoding uracil phosphoribosyltransferase — protein sequence MPTREIRHPLIRHKLGLMRRADISTKNFRELAQEVGALLTYEATQDLPLESYEIDGWSGKVQVEKIAGKKITVVPILRAGIGMLDGVLSLIPGAKVSAVGVARNEETLEAHTYLEKLAPDINQRLALIIDPMLATGASMVATIDLLKKAGCKEIRAMVLVAAPEGIATVEQAHPDVSIYTASIDQCLNEHGYIIPGLGDAGDKIFGTKQKDA from the coding sequence ATGCCTACTCGTGAGATCCGCCATCCGCTGATCCGCCACAAGCTCGGCCTGATGCGCCGTGCCGACATCAGCACCAAGAATTTTCGCGAACTCGCCCAGGAAGTCGGCGCGCTCCTGACCTACGAAGCCACTCAAGACCTGCCGCTGGAATCCTACGAAATCGACGGCTGGAGCGGTAAAGTCCAGGTCGAGAAAATCGCCGGCAAGAAGATCACTGTAGTGCCAATCCTGCGCGCCGGCATCGGCATGCTCGACGGCGTCCTCAGCCTGATCCCAGGTGCCAAGGTCAGCGCCGTGGGCGTTGCGCGCAACGAGGAAACCCTCGAAGCACACACCTACCTGGAAAAGCTCGCCCCCGATATCAACCAGCGCCTGGCGCTGATCATCGACCCAATGCTGGCGACCGGCGCCTCGATGGTCGCCACCATCGACCTGCTGAAAAAAGCCGGTTGCAAGGAAATCCGCGCGATGGTCCTGGTGGCCGCCCCCGAAGGAATCGCCACGGTCGAACAGGCTCACCCGGATGTGAGCATCTACACCGCGTCGATCGACCAGTGCCTGAACGAACATGGCTACATCATCCCTGGCCTGGGCGACGCTGGAGACAAGATCTTCGGCACCAAGCAGAAGGACGCCTGA
- a CDS encoding CPXCG motif-containing cysteine-rich protein: protein MLESAIYDCPYCGEEVETTLDLSGGDQTYIEDCQVCCRPILFILQVHGEEWMLDVKREDDA from the coding sequence ATGCTGGAATCAGCCATCTACGACTGCCCATATTGTGGTGAAGAGGTCGAGACCACCCTCGACTTGTCGGGCGGTGATCAAACCTACATCGAGGACTGCCAGGTCTGCTGTCGTCCTATTCTGTTCATCCTGCAGGTGCATGGTGAAGAATGGATGCTCGATGTGAAGCGCGAGGATGACGCCTGA
- a CDS encoding 1-acyl-sn-glycerol-3-phosphate acyltransferase, with protein MMGEFDAIRPYDDAEVPAVLARLLSDPAFLDILTHFRFPRAAGALGWLLKPLIARRLRKEFAGVTCVSTLQDKVEYYVDQTIERATDGVTYSGVEQLKSGTAYLFLANHRDIVMDPAFVNYAVYHAGLPTPRIAIGDNLLQKPFVSDMMRLNKSFIVHRSLSGRREKLAAYQLLSAYINHSIRNDGASIWIAQAEGRAKDGDDRTDSAILKMFHMSRKDEPFGAVIQGLNLTPVSISYEYDPCDQAKARELYIRATTGTYKKAPGEDDNSIALGITGYKGRVHINFAPPVTEFFEDTKQLAQEIDRQILGGYRLFPVHYLAYAMWSEADPALQVPSADKLFPAEELARAKEEWQRRLDACPVEQQPYLVLQYATPVRNQYQVKAQSPVA; from the coding sequence ATGATGGGCGAATTCGATGCCATCCGACCGTACGACGACGCTGAGGTCCCTGCCGTTCTGGCACGCCTGCTCAGCGACCCGGCATTCCTCGATATCCTCACCCACTTCCGCTTCCCGCGCGCCGCGGGCGCCCTCGGCTGGCTGCTCAAGCCGCTGATCGCCCGCCGCCTGCGCAAAGAGTTCGCCGGGGTGACCTGCGTGTCGACCCTGCAGGACAAAGTCGAGTACTACGTCGACCAGACCATCGAGCGCGCCACCGATGGCGTGACGTATTCTGGCGTCGAGCAGCTCAAGTCGGGCACCGCGTATCTGTTCCTGGCCAACCACCGCGACATCGTCATGGACCCGGCCTTCGTCAACTACGCGGTGTATCACGCGGGCCTGCCGACCCCGCGCATCGCCATCGGTGACAACCTGCTGCAAAAGCCGTTCGTCAGCGACATGATGCGCCTGAACAAGAGTTTCATCGTCCATCGCTCGCTCAGCGGTCGGCGCGAGAAGCTCGCGGCCTACCAGTTGCTCTCGGCTTATATCAATCATTCGATCCGCAACGATGGCGCCTCGATCTGGATCGCCCAGGCCGAAGGCCGCGCCAAGGACGGTGACGACCGCACCGATTCGGCGATCCTCAAGATGTTCCACATGAGCCGCAAGGACGAGCCATTCGGCGCGGTGATCCAGGGCTTGAACCTGACCCCGGTATCGATCAGCTACGAATACGACCCATGCGATCAGGCCAAGGCCCGGGAGTTGTATATCCGCGCGACCACCGGCACCTACAAGAAGGCGCCTGGCGAGGATGACAACAGCATTGCCTTGGGGATTACCGGCTATAAAGGTCGGGTGCACATCAACTTTGCCCCGCCGGTGACCGAGTTCTTCGAGGACACCAAGCAACTGGCGCAGGAAATCGACCGGCAGATCCTCGGCGGCTACCGCTTGTTCCCGGTGCATTACCTGGCGTATGCCATGTGGAGCGAGGCCGATCCTGCGCTGCAGGTGCCGAGCGCGGACAAGCTGTTCCCTGCTGAAGAATTGGCGCGCGCCAAGGAAGAATGGCAGCGCCGCCTGGATGCCTGCCCGGTCGAGCAGCAACCCTATCTGGTGCTGCAATATGCAACGCCGGTGCGCAACCAATATCAGGTCAAGGCGCAAAGCCCGGTAGCCTGA
- the mqo gene encoding malate dehydrogenase (quinone), translating to MAQNESVDVVLVGAGIMSATLAVLLKELDPALKLEVVEAMDSGAAESSNPWNNAGTGHAGLCELNYTPQAADGSIDIKKAVHINTQFEVSRQFWAYLSKKGSFGSPRAFINPVPHLSYVEGDKGVSFLKKRFELLKQHHAFAEMEYTEDKAVMNDWMPLMMPGRPADQHIAATRVLKGTDVNFGALTNKLLKLLGNSPDTQVKYSKKVIGLRRNGSGWTVSIKDVNSGSTREVDARFVFLGAGGAALPLLQASGIPESKGFGGFPVSGQWLRCDNPEIVKQHQAKVYSQAAVGAPPMSVPHLDTRVVDGKKSLLFGPYAGFTTKFLKHGSFFDLPLSVRMGNIGPMLAVARDNMDLTKYLVSEVMQSMEQRLESLRRFYPEAKAEDWRLEVAGQRVQIIKKDPKKGGVLQFGTELVSAQDGSLAALLGASPGASVTVSIMLELIERCFPEQAKGAWAAKLKEIFPAREKVLATDAALYRKISAYNDEALEMVESSPAQHYA from the coding sequence ATGGCGCAGAACGAATCGGTTGATGTAGTACTGGTAGGCGCGGGCATCATGAGTGCCACCCTGGCCGTACTGCTCAAAGAGCTCGACCCGGCCCTCAAACTGGAGGTCGTCGAAGCGATGGACTCCGGGGCTGCGGAAAGCTCCAACCCTTGGAACAACGCCGGGACCGGTCACGCCGGCCTGTGTGAGCTGAACTATACGCCGCAGGCCGCCGATGGCAGCATCGACATCAAGAAGGCCGTGCACATCAATACCCAGTTCGAGGTTTCGCGCCAGTTCTGGGCTTACTTGAGCAAGAAAGGCAGCTTCGGCTCGCCGCGTGCGTTCATCAACCCCGTGCCACACCTGAGCTACGTCGAAGGTGACAAGGGCGTGTCCTTCCTCAAGAAGCGTTTCGAGCTGCTCAAGCAGCACCACGCCTTCGCTGAGATGGAATACACCGAAGACAAGGCGGTAATGAACGACTGGATGCCGTTGATGATGCCCGGCCGTCCGGCTGACCAGCACATCGCCGCCACCCGCGTATTGAAAGGCACCGACGTCAACTTCGGCGCCCTGACCAACAAGCTGCTCAAGCTGCTGGGCAACAGCCCGGACACCCAGGTCAAGTACAGCAAGAAGGTCATCGGCCTGCGCCGTAACGGCAGCGGCTGGACGGTGAGCATCAAGGACGTCAACAGCGGCAGCACCCGTGAAGTCGACGCCCGCTTTGTCTTCCTCGGCGCCGGCGGCGCGGCACTGCCGCTGCTGCAAGCCTCGGGCATCCCGGAGAGCAAAGGCTTCGGCGGCTTCCCGGTCAGCGGCCAGTGGCTGCGTTGCGACAACCCGGAAATCGTCAAGCAGCACCAGGCCAAGGTCTACAGCCAGGCTGCGGTCGGCGCCCCGCCGATGTCCGTGCCGCACTTGGACACTCGCGTGGTCGATGGCAAGAAATCGCTGCTGTTCGGACCTTACGCCGGTTTCACTACCAAGTTCCTCAAGCACGGTTCGTTCTTCGACCTGCCGCTGTCGGTACGCATGGGCAACATCGGCCCGATGCTGGCGGTAGCGCGCGACAACATGGACCTGACCAAGTACCTGGTCAGCGAAGTGATGCAGTCGATGGAGCAACGCCTCGAGTCGCTGCGCCGCTTCTACCCCGAGGCCAAGGCCGAGGACTGGCGCCTGGAAGTGGCGGGCCAGCGCGTGCAGATCATCAAGAAAGACCCGAAGAAAGGCGGCGTACTGCAGTTTGGTACCGAGCTGGTCTCGGCCCAGGACGGCAGCCTGGCGGCACTGCTGGGCGCCTCCCCAGGTGCTTCGGTGACCGTCTCGATCATGCTTGAGCTGATCGAGCGCTGCTTCCCCGAGCAGGCCAAGGGTGCCTGGGCGGCCAAGCTCAAGGAAATCTTCCCGGCTCGCGAGAAGGTCCTGGCTACCGACGCCGCGCTGTACCGCAAGATCAGCGCCTACAACGACGAAGCGTTGGAAATGGTGGAAAGCAGCCCGGCTCAGCATTACGCCTGA
- a CDS encoding SOS response-associated peptidase, translating into MCGRYALFRWSPAFAALPGYPADQQAQWNISPGASVIIQRQVDGQPQLARARWGLTPPWLTDLSRTPAQARAETLAEQPMFREAFRQRRCLMPANGFYEWRGSVRKRPYWLTPGEGASLFFAAVWEAYPVQEQVWLSCAVVTQAAVNQRRPLILDEAGQAAWLDPDTPVARLHELLASPPAALRERALANFVNDPKLDAPECLTPA; encoded by the coding sequence ATGTGTGGACGTTATGCCCTGTTTCGCTGGTCCCCGGCATTTGCCGCGTTGCCGGGATACCCTGCCGACCAACAGGCGCAATGGAACATCTCACCTGGCGCCTCGGTGATCATCCAGCGCCAGGTCGACGGCCAGCCGCAGCTGGCCAGGGCCCGCTGGGGCCTGACCCCGCCCTGGTTGACCGACTTGTCCCGGACTCCGGCCCAAGCCCGCGCCGAGACCCTCGCCGAACAGCCGATGTTCCGTGAGGCGTTCCGCCAGCGGCGCTGCCTGATGCCCGCCAACGGCTTTTATGAGTGGCGCGGCAGCGTGCGCAAGCGGCCTTACTGGCTGACGCCGGGCGAAGGTGCTTCGCTGTTTTTCGCGGCAGTGTGGGAGGCGTATCCTGTTCAGGAGCAGGTGTGGCTCAGTTGTGCGGTGGTCACCCAGGCAGCGGTGAACCAGCGCCGGCCGTTGATCCTCGATGAGGCAGGGCAGGCGGCGTGGCTTGATCCGGATACGCCAGTGGCGCGTTTGCATGAGCTGTTGGCGAGCCCGCCGGCAGCCTTGCGTGAGCGGGCGTTGGCCAACTTCGTCAATGATCCGAAGCTCGATGCGCCGGAGTGCCTGACCCCGGCTTGA
- a CDS encoding uracil-xanthine permease family protein, with product MQDGFNDPLWRQVVSGAQMLFVAFGALVLMPLITGLDPNVALFTAGIGTLLFQLVTGRQVPVFLASSFAFITPIILAKGQFGLAETMGGVMAAGFVYTFMGLMVKIKGTGFIDRMLPPVVIGPVIISIGLAMAPIAANMAMGKGGDGVALMPYKTAMLISMPALLTTLIVAVFGKGIFRLVPIISGVLVGFALSFAFGVVDTAKIAAAPWLELPNFTAPAFNWQAILFIVPVALAPAIEHIGGVIAVGSVTGRDYLKKPGLHRTLLGDGLATTAAGLFGGPPNTTYAEVTGAVMLTKNYNPKIMTWAAIFAITLAFIGKFGALLQSIPVPVMGGILCLLFGSIAAVGMNTMIRHKIDLGEARNLVIVSVTLVFGIGGVLIGSGDGPDDWGLKGIALCAVVAIALNLLLPGNDGWKNKKMDDQLP from the coding sequence ATGCAGGACGGCTTCAACGACCCGCTCTGGCGCCAGGTCGTCTCGGGCGCGCAGATGCTCTTCGTGGCATTTGGCGCGCTGGTGCTGATGCCGCTGATCACCGGCCTCGATCCTAACGTGGCGCTGTTCACCGCCGGTATCGGCACCTTGCTGTTCCAGCTGGTGACTGGCCGTCAGGTACCGGTGTTCCTCGCCTCCAGCTTCGCCTTCATCACTCCGATCATTCTCGCCAAGGGTCAGTTCGGCCTGGCCGAGACCATGGGCGGGGTGATGGCGGCTGGCTTCGTCTACACCTTCATGGGCCTGATGGTGAAGATCAAGGGCACTGGTTTCATCGACCGCATGCTGCCGCCAGTAGTGATCGGCCCAGTGATCATTTCCATTGGCCTGGCCATGGCGCCGATTGCCGCCAACATGGCCATGGGCAAGGGCGGTGACGGCGTGGCGTTGATGCCGTACAAGACCGCGATGCTGATTTCGATGCCAGCGCTGCTCACCACTTTGATCGTGGCAGTGTTCGGCAAGGGTATCTTCCGCCTGGTGCCGATCATCTCGGGCGTACTGGTGGGCTTTGCCCTGTCGTTCGCCTTTGGCGTGGTCGACACTGCCAAGATCGCTGCCGCGCCGTGGCTTGAGCTGCCTAACTTCACCGCTCCGGCTTTCAACTGGCAGGCCATTCTGTTCATCGTGCCGGTTGCCCTGGCGCCAGCGATCGAACACATCGGCGGGGTGATTGCCGTGGGTAGCGTGACCGGTCGCGACTACCTGAAAAAGCCCGGCCTGCACCGCACCCTGCTCGGCGATGGCCTGGCCACGACCGCTGCCGGCCTGTTCGGCGGCCCACCCAACACCACCTACGCCGAAGTGACTGGCGCGGTGATGCTGACCAAGAACTACAATCCGAAGATCATGACCTGGGCGGCGATTTTCGCCATCACCCTGGCCTTCATCGGTAAGTTCGGAGCACTGCTGCAGAGCATTCCGGTGCCCGTGATGGGCGGCATTCTGTGCCTGCTATTCGGTTCGATTGCTGCGGTGGGCATGAACACCATGATCCGCCACAAGATCGACCTGGGCGAGGCTCGCAACCTGGTGATCGTTTCGGTGACCCTGGTATTCGGTATCGGCGGCGTGCTGATCGGCAGCGGCGACGGCCCTGACGATTGGGGCCTGAAGGGCATCGCCCTGTGCGCCGTGGTGGCCATTGCCCTGAACCTGTTGCTGCCGGGCAATGATGGTTGGAAGAACAAAAAGATGGATGATCAGTTGCCCTGA
- a CDS encoding TIGR01777 family oxidoreductase: MHILLTGGTGLIGQHLCQFWINQGHRLTVWSRRPEQVPRLCGSGVRGIARLDDLAADDVVDVVVNLAGAPIADRPWTAARRHLLWASRITLTEQLLGWLEQRQQRPQVLISGSAVGWYGDGGERELTEASPPVKEDFASQLCIAWEETAQRAQALGIRVVLVRTGLVLASDGGFLSRLRVPFKLGLGGPLGDGRQWMPWVHIDDQVALIDFLLRHNDASGPYNACAPEPVRNREFAKRLGKALHRPARLPMPALLLKAGLGELSTLLLGGQRARPVRLLAAGFTFRFNDLQSALDNLSSRL; encoded by the coding sequence ATGCATATATTGCTGACCGGCGGTACTGGCTTGATCGGCCAGCACCTTTGCCAGTTCTGGATAAACCAGGGCCATCGCCTGACTGTCTGGAGTCGACGCCCGGAACAGGTGCCTAGATTGTGTGGTTCGGGTGTGCGCGGGATCGCCCGTCTAGATGACCTGGCCGCAGATGATGTGGTCGATGTGGTGGTCAATCTGGCCGGCGCGCCGATCGCCGATCGGCCATGGACCGCTGCCCGGCGCCACCTGCTGTGGGCCAGCCGGATTACCCTCACCGAGCAGTTGCTGGGCTGGCTGGAGCAGCGTCAGCAGCGCCCACAGGTGTTGATTTCTGGCTCCGCTGTCGGCTGGTATGGCGATGGTGGCGAGCGTGAGCTGACCGAGGCGTCGCCGCCGGTCAAGGAAGATTTCGCCAGCCAGCTGTGCATCGCCTGGGAGGAAACCGCGCAGCGTGCGCAGGCCCTGGGCATTCGCGTGGTGCTGGTGCGCACGGGGTTGGTGCTGGCCAGTGATGGCGGCTTTTTGTCGCGCCTGCGCGTGCCGTTCAAACTCGGCCTGGGCGGGCCTTTGGGCGATGGTCGGCAATGGATGCCGTGGGTCCATATAGACGACCAGGTCGCCCTGATTGATTTTCTCTTGCGGCACAACGACGCCAGCGGTCCTTATAATGCCTGCGCGCCAGAGCCAGTACGCAACCGCGAGTTCGCCAAGCGCCTGGGCAAGGCCCTGCACCGCCCGGCTCGCTTGCCGATGCCGGCGCTGCTGCTCAAGGCCGGGCTGGGCGAGCTGTCGACCTTGCTGCTTGGCGGTCAGCGTGCGCGCCCGGTGCGCTTGCTGGCGGCGGGTTTCACGTTCCGCTTCAACGATCTGCAATCGGCGCTGGACAACCTGTCCAGCCGCCTCTGA
- a CDS encoding TMEM165/GDT1 family protein, with protein MESLLVPTAIVALAEIGDKTQLLALILAARFRKPWPIIAGIVAATLANHAAAGAVGAWVSGFFSESVLHWILAASFTATALWTLVPDKMDDDESSAARRFGPFLTTLIAFFLAEIGDKTQVATVMLAAQYPHLIMVIIGTTLGMLIANVPVVLAGNFAADKLPLTLIRRLAAAAFVVLAIVAVYSAMKTSGWIG; from the coding sequence CTGGAATCCCTGCTAGTCCCCACCGCAATCGTTGCGCTCGCTGAAATCGGCGACAAGACGCAATTGCTCGCGCTCATTCTCGCCGCTCGCTTTCGCAAGCCCTGGCCAATCATCGCCGGTATCGTCGCCGCCACCCTGGCCAACCATGCCGCTGCGGGCGCGGTCGGTGCGTGGGTCAGTGGTTTCTTCAGCGAGAGCGTGTTGCACTGGATCCTGGCTGCCAGCTTCACCGCCACCGCGTTGTGGACGTTGGTTCCGGACAAGATGGACGATGACGAAAGCAGCGCTGCGCGCCGGTTCGGGCCTTTCCTGACGACGCTGATCGCATTCTTCCTGGCAGAGATCGGCGACAAGACGCAGGTCGCCACGGTGATGCTCGCTGCGCAGTATCCGCACCTGATCATGGTCATCATCGGCACCACACTGGGCATGCTGATTGCCAACGTGCCGGTGGTACTGGCGGGTAATTTTGCTGCCGACAAACTGCCACTGACGCTGATTCGACGCTTGGCGGCTGCGGCATTCGTGGTGCTGGCGATCGTCGCGGTGTATTCGGCGATGAAGACCAGTGGCTGGATAGGCTAA
- a CDS encoding hypoxanthine-guanine phosphoribosyltransferase, translating into MSADLEHIRQVMREADCLYNEAEVEAAIAKVGEQICQELHDKNPVVFCVMNGGLIFAGKLLTHLQFPLEASYLHATRYRNKTSGGELFWKAKPEVSFIDRDVLIVDDILDEGHTLSAIIDFCKHAGARSVYTAVLIDKDHDRKASPDLKANYVGLPCVDRYIFGYGMDYKGYWRNANGIFAVKGL; encoded by the coding sequence ATGTCCGCCGATCTCGAGCACATCCGTCAAGTCATGCGCGAGGCAGACTGCCTGTACAACGAAGCCGAAGTAGAGGCCGCTATCGCCAAGGTCGGCGAGCAGATCTGCCAAGAGCTGCACGACAAGAACCCGGTAGTGTTCTGTGTGATGAACGGCGGCCTGATCTTTGCGGGCAAGCTGCTGACTCACTTGCAATTCCCGCTGGAAGCCTCGTACCTGCACGCCACCCGCTATCGCAACAAGACCAGCGGCGGCGAGCTGTTCTGGAAGGCCAAGCCAGAAGTGTCGTTCATCGACCGTGACGTGCTGATCGTCGATGACATCCTCGACGAAGGTCACACCCTCAGCGCCATCATCGACTTCTGCAAGCACGCAGGCGCTCGCTCGGTGTATACCGCCGTGTTGATCGACAAGGACCACGACCGCAAGGCCAGCCCTGACCTGAAGGCCAACTACGTCGGCCTGCCGTGCGTCGATCGCTACATCTTCGGTTACGGCATGGACTACAAAGGCTACTGGCGCAACGCCAATGGCATCTTTGCCGTAAAAGGCCTGTAA